The sequence CTTTCTTTTGTATGTCCTTACAGATGGAATACAAAACTAGTAATAACTGTAACTTTTTATTAGTATAACGAAAATGGAACTGTTTTTCAAAGCAAAATTATTGGTTTTTTAAAAAAGAAAAGAGAGTTTAATACATTTGAAAAAGTAAAATGTTCATGTAATATAATGGTCACAAATCTTTCACACAATCATTCCTCATAGAATCGGGATTTGTTTGATAGAATAGAGATATATACAAAAATGTAGGAGTTGTAAAAATGTCTGATATTAATATTTTCTTAGCATTTGGAGCGGGTTTCCTAAGCTTTATATCTCCATGCTGCCTGCCATTATATCCCGCTTTTCTTTCTTACATAACAGGAATGAGTGTCAATGAGCTCAAAACGGATAATGCAATGCTCCAAAGGAGAAGTTTATTACATACGTTATTTTTCTTAGTGGGCTTCTCGGCAATCTTTATCGCCATCGGTTTTGGAACTTCCCTTATCGGAAACTTCTTTTTGGATTATAAGGATCTCATTCGTCAGCTTGGAGCTATCTTCATTGTCTTATTTGGCTTGGTAGTCATTGGCGTGTTTACCCCGGAAACATTGATGAAGGACCGTCGTTTTGAGTTCAAGAATAGACCGGCAGGATATTTTGGTTCCGTGTTAATCGGAATGGCATTCGCTGCAGGCTGGACTCCTTGTACCGGACCGATTCTTGCTTCCGTTCTGGCCCTTGCCGCCTCTAATCCAGGTTCAGGTGTTATATATATGACAGCTTACGTGTTAGGGTTTGCCATTCCGTTTTTCATTCTGTCATTCTTTATTGGAAGAATGCAATGGATCAGAAAAAACAGTGGAAAGATCGTAAAGGTAGGAGGATATGTGATGATTGCAGTAGGGATCATGCTATTCTTTGATTGGATGACAGTCATCCTTGCCTATCTTACTTCCATATTTGGAGGATTCACGGGATTTTAACCCTATAATATGAGTATAGAACATACAGATTAAATTGAACGATCATTACGTTTTATGGTATAGTTTAATTGGATGAATTAGGAAATATGGTTCGATAGACATCGGGTAGCGTATATGAGGAGGAAACATCTGTGGCAACGATACTTGTAGTGGATGATGCGAAATTTATGAGAATGACTCTTGGAAGCATGCTTTCCTCCAGCGGTCACGAAGTTGTAGGGGAAGCTGAGAATGGACTCACAGCCGTAAAAAAGTTTCGTGAGCTTCAGCCGGATTTAGTGACGATGGACATCACGATGCCTGAGCTGGACGGAATTGAAGCGGTTAGAAGAATATTATCGGAGTTTCCTCAAGCAAAAGTTATCATGTGTTCGGCCATGGGACAACAAAAGGTCGTGGTGGAAGCCATTGAAGCGGGAGCAAAGGACTTTATAGTGAAACCTTTTGACGATGTGCGTGTGGAGGAAGCCATCAAAAGAGTTTTAGGATGATCGAATGGAACGGGAGAGTGAAGACTAGATTCATTCTCTCTTTTTTGTGTTTTCGTTTTTCTTTCATTTAGGCTATAATAGGGTAGGTATGAAAGTAGAAATTAAAAGGATGATGATGGTTTATGATGATTGCTTCATCCA is a genomic window of Rossellomorea sp. y25 containing:
- a CDS encoding cytochrome c biogenesis protein CcdA; protein product: MSDINIFLAFGAGFLSFISPCCLPLYPAFLSYITGMSVNELKTDNAMLQRRSLLHTLFFLVGFSAIFIAIGFGTSLIGNFFLDYKDLIRQLGAIFIVLFGLVVIGVFTPETLMKDRRFEFKNRPAGYFGSVLIGMAFAAGWTPCTGPILASVLALAASNPGSGVIYMTAYVLGFAIPFFILSFFIGRMQWIRKNSGKIVKVGGYVMIAVGIMLFFDWMTVILAYLTSIFGGFTGF
- a CDS encoding response regulator, which gives rise to MATILVVDDAKFMRMTLGSMLSSSGHEVVGEAENGLTAVKKFRELQPDLVTMDITMPELDGIEAVRRILSEFPQAKVIMCSAMGQQKVVVEAIEAGAKDFIVKPFDDVRVEEAIKRVLG